From Microbacterium invictum, the proteins below share one genomic window:
- a CDS encoding glycosyltransferase family 4 protein translates to MIAPACDGEDIGEAWVAFQWAKRLSTRYEVTLLTTYKRGHTPMTRQLPNVRVIEWQEPPGIGRFERLNSLLQPGYLPFYVRARRWIRRQLAAGELFDLTHQVVPVAMRYPSPAAGLGIPFVIGPVGGSLDSPPAFAAEEGATPWYQRLRGLDRWRMRSDPLLRRTYESADCVVGVADYVREFLSDLRIRRFEILSETAVEKVHDPVDRSGRVGPVRLLHVGRTVRTKGLRDVIRAISSARDLDVVLDVLGDGNDRGACEELIAELGLGDRITLHGSVPREVVDEFYRRADVFVFPSYREPGGNVALEAMSWGLPTILCRRGGPGANVDASCALLLEAESPEQLAADCAVALRKLVGDPDLRNTMGEAGRQRALATHLWEHRLTRMDDLYGELAASSP, encoded by the coding sequence ATGATCGCGCCCGCGTGCGACGGCGAAGACATCGGTGAGGCGTGGGTCGCGTTCCAGTGGGCGAAGCGTCTGTCCACGCGTTACGAGGTGACGTTGCTGACGACCTACAAGCGTGGCCACACCCCGATGACGCGGCAGCTCCCGAACGTTCGAGTCATCGAGTGGCAGGAGCCGCCGGGTATCGGGCGCTTCGAGCGCCTGAACAGCCTTTTGCAACCCGGGTACCTTCCCTTCTATGTTCGCGCACGACGCTGGATCCGCCGCCAGCTCGCGGCAGGCGAGCTGTTTGACCTCACTCACCAAGTGGTGCCGGTGGCGATGCGGTACCCGTCGCCAGCGGCTGGTCTCGGCATCCCGTTCGTGATCGGGCCGGTCGGCGGTAGCCTCGACTCCCCGCCGGCCTTTGCGGCCGAGGAAGGCGCCACTCCCTGGTACCAGCGATTACGAGGCCTCGATCGTTGGCGCATGCGGTCCGATCCGCTCTTGAGACGGACATACGAGTCGGCGGACTGCGTCGTCGGCGTCGCCGACTATGTGCGCGAGTTCCTCTCAGACCTGCGCATTCGCCGGTTCGAGATCCTCAGCGAAACAGCCGTCGAGAAGGTGCATGATCCCGTCGATCGTTCGGGCCGCGTCGGACCCGTTCGGCTGCTGCATGTCGGACGGACCGTACGCACCAAGGGCCTCCGCGATGTCATCCGCGCGATCAGCTCGGCGCGCGACCTCGACGTCGTCCTCGACGTCCTGGGAGACGGCAACGATCGCGGTGCGTGCGAGGAACTCATTGCGGAACTGGGCCTCGGCGACCGCATCACACTCCACGGCTCCGTGCCGCGCGAGGTGGTCGACGAGTTCTACCGTCGCGCCGATGTCTTCGTCTTCCCGAGCTACCGCGAACCGGGCGGAAACGTGGCGTTGGAGGCGATGTCGTGGGGGCTGCCGACGATCCTGTGCCGCAGGGGCGGTCCCGGGGCGAACGTCGACGCGTCCTGCGCGCTCCTCCTGGAGGCAGAGTCCCCGGAGCAACTCGCCGCGGACTGCGCTGTGGCCCTACGGAAGCTTGTTGGGGACCCCGACCTTCGCAACACAATGGGCGAGGCGGGCCGCCAGCGCGCACTCGCCACCCATTTATGGGAGCACCGGCTTACCAGAATGGATGATCTGTATGGCGAGCTCGCAGCTTCCAGCCCCTGA